One genomic window of Cuculus canorus isolate bCucCan1 chromosome 11, bCucCan1.pri, whole genome shotgun sequence includes the following:
- the LOC104059059 gene encoding acylamino-acid-releasing enzyme isoform X2, translated as MAAAPQVGEGGWGLRARAGVSSPTAWLSPAQAAGSPTACYQELSRFPTITRAALRAAAGAQTFLLYTECSRPDPPRRRPLRFSRHYSLWHTGDGCLAACPAALSAEIHNQLLSQDSPTGRHRAVLSRCPRQGHELLEVWSSSGRSHSVDLTALGKHGEVYTERPFACLAWSHSETRLLYVAEKSRPKPRPPCPWDVPGTAMPVEEGEEEEEGEQFVYHEDWGEALSARSVPVLCALDLEGSRVSVLEGVPEHLSPGQALWSPGDRGVVFVGWWHEPFRLGLSACSNRRSGIFHLDLGSGRCELLSAERAAACSPRLSPDGHRLLYLEGDLGGPHRQCLRLRMLTWQTRQTVTVLDVVQEPTEGERGAVGRAGRCCGVGPRCRAPTTPARCSCAPLAAFAGIYAEELPPRCWAADSRRAVLGTPQRSRTDLLLVDTEAATVTSLTAGSPEGHWELLTLQWDLLVAACSAPHRPPSLVVAVLPPARRELPLCWVPLEDAPTVPGITWKTLTVVTPCSGQSPPAHGTQAFEALLLSPPAGSAPHPLVVCPHGGPHAVFDARWRPSMAALCRLGFAVLLVNYRGSLGFGQAGITALLAHVGQQDVADTQLAVEQALRSEPLDPHRLALLAGSHGAFIALHLLAREPERYQACALRSPVSNLPALLGTSDIPDWRYVSLGLPYSFERVPRAEEVAAMLLRSPIAQAARVRTPVLLCVGARDRRVSPTQALELYRVLRARGVPARLLWYPEGGHALAGTEAQADVFRNCARWFLQHVGQPRCAGRAPSAHGGPGAAVGPR; from the exons ATGGCCGCGGCACCCCAGGTGGGcgaggggggctgggggctgcgggcCCGTGCCGGGGTGAGCTCACCCACGGCGTGGCTCTCCCCTGCCCAGGCTGCCGGCAGCCCCACCGCCTGCTACCAGGAGCTCAGCCGGTTCCCCACCATCACGCGTGCCGCCCTCAGGGCCGCCGCAGGGGCACAGACCTTCCTGCTCTACACCG AGTGCAGCCGCCCCGACCCGCCTCGCCGACGGCCCCTGCGCTTCAGCCGCCACTACAGCCTGTGGCACACAGGTGACGGCTGCCTCGCGGCGTGCCCGGCAGCGCTCAGCGCCGAGATCCACAACCA GCTCCTCAGCCAGGACTCGCCCACGGGGCGGCACCGCGCCGTGCTCAGCCGCTGCCCGCGGCAGGGCCACGAGCTGCTGGAG GTGTGGAGCAGCAGCGGGCGCAGCCACAGTGTGGACCTCACGGCGCTGGGGAAACACGGGGAGGTCTACACGGAGA GGCCCTTCGCCTGCCTGGCTTGGTCCCACTCGGAGACGCGGCTGCTCTATGTGGCTGAGAAGAGCCGTCCCAAACCGCGGCCCCCGTGCCCCTGGGATGTGCCGGGAACCGCCATGCCggtggaggagggggaagaggaggaggag ggcgAGCAGTTCGTGTACCACGAGGACTGGGGGGAGGCGCTGAGCGCCCGCAGCGTGCCCGTCCTCTGCGCCCTGGACCTGGAGGGCAGCCGCGTCTCGGTGCTGGAGGGCGTCCCGGAGCACCTCTCTCCCGGGCAG GCCCTGTGGTCGCCGGGTGACCGCGGCGTGGTGTTCGTGGGCTGGTGGCACGAGCCCTTCCGCCTGGGGCTGAGCGCCTGCTCCAACAGGAG GTCGGGCATTTTCCACTTGGACCTGGGCAGCGGGCGCTGTG AGCTGCTGTCGGCCGAGCGCGCTGCCGCCTGCTCTCCCCGGCTCAGCCCCGACGGCCACCGCCTGCTCTACCTGGAGGGGGACCTGGGGGGTCCCCACCGGCAGTGTCTGCGCCTGCGCATG CTCACCTGGCAGACGAGGCAGACGGTGACAGTGCTCGATGTGGTGCAGGAGCCCACAGAGGGTGAGCGCGGCGCGGTGGGCAGGGCTGGGCGCTGCTGTGGGGTGGGACCCCGGTGCCGAGCGCCCACGACCCCAGCTCGCTGCAGCTGTGCCCCGCTCGCAGCCTTCGCCGGGATCTATGCAGAGGAGCTGCCGCCGCGGTGCTGGGCAGCCGACAGCCGGCGAGCGGTGCTGGGTACCCCACAGCGGAGCCGCACG GACCTGCTGCTCGTCGACACGGAGGCGGCCACTGTCACCAGCCTGACGGCAG GGTCGCCCGAAGGACACTGGGAGCTGCTCACCCTCCAGTGGGACCTGCTGGTGGCTGcctgctcagccccacaccGGCCCCCCAGCCTG GTGGTGGCAGTTCTGCCACCGGCACGCCGGGAGCTGCCCCTCTGCTGGGTGCCGCTGGAGGATGCCCCAACCGTGCCCGGCATCACCTGGAAGACCTTGACGGTTGTGACTCCGTGCAGCGGGCAGAGCCCCCCTGCGCATG gcACGCAGGCGTTCGAGGCGCTGCTGCTGAGCCCCCCGGCTGGCTCGGCACCGCACCCCCTCGTCGTGTGCCCCCACG GTGGCCCCCACGCCGTCTTCGATGCCCGCTGGCGCCCGAGCATGGCCGCATTGTGCCGGCTGGGCTTCGCCGTGCTGCTGG TGAACTACCGCGGCTCCCTGGGCTTCGGCCAGGCCGGCATCACCGCCCTGCTCGCCCACGTGGGCCAGCAGGACGTGGCAGACACCCAG CTGGCAGTGGAGCAGGCGCTGCGCAGTGAGCCCCTGGACCCGCACCGCTTGGCCCTGCTGGCTGGCTCACACGGAGCCTTCATCGCCCTCCACCTCCTCGCCCGCGAGCCTGAGCGCTACCAAGCCTGCGCCCTGCGCAGCCCCGTCTCCAACCTGCCCGCGCTGCTGGGCACCTCCGACATCCCCGACTG GCGCTACGTCTCCCTGGGGCTGCCCTACTCCTTCGAGCGGGTGCCGCGCGCCGAGGAGGTGGCTGCCATGCTGCTGCGCTCGCCCATCGCCCAGGCGGCGCGG GTGCGGACGCCGGTGCTGCTGTGCGTGGGCGCGCGGGATCGCCGCGTCAGCCCCACGCAGGCGCTGGAGCTGTACCGGGTGCTGCGGGCCAGGGGGGTGCCGGCGCG GCTGCTCTGGTACCCCGAGGGTGGCCACGCGCTCGCCGGCACCGAGGCACAGGCCGACGTCTTCCGAAACTGTGCCCGCTGGTTCCTCCAGCACGTGGGGCAGCCCCGGTGTGCCGGGCGGGCTCCCAGCGCCCACGGTGGCCCTGGCGCTGCGGTGGGGCCACGGTGA
- the LOC104059059 gene encoding acylamino-acid-releasing enzyme isoform X1 translates to MAAAPQVGEGGWGLRARAGVSSPTAWLSPAQAAGSPTACYQELSRFPTITRAALRAAAGAQTFLLYTECSRPDPPRRRPLRFSRHYSLWHTGDGCLAACPAALSAEIHNQLLSQDSPTGRHRAVLSRCPRQGHELLEVWSSSGRSHSVDLTALGKHGEVYTERPFACLAWSHSETRLLYVAEKSRPKPRPPCPWDVPGTAMPVEEGEEEEEGEQFVYHEDWGEALSARSVPVLCALDLEGSRVSVLEGVPEHLSPGQALWSPGDRGVVFVGWWHEPFRLGLSACSNRRSGIFHLDLGSGRCELLSAERAAACSPRLSPDGHRLLYLEGDLGGPHRQCLRLRMLTWQTRQTVTVLDVVQEPTEGERGAVGRAGRCCGVGPRCRAPTTPARCSCAPLAAFAGIYAEELPPRCWAADSRRAVLGTPQRSRTDLLLVDTEAATVTSLTAGSPEGHWELLTLQWDLLVAACSAPHRPPSLVVAVLPPARRELPLCWVPLEDAPTVPGITWKTLTVVTPCSGQSPPAHGTQAFEALLLSPPAGSAPHPLVVCPHGGPHAVFDARWRPSMAALCRLGFAVLLVNYRGSLGFGQAGITALLAHVGQQDVADTQLAVEQALRSEPLDPHRLALLAGSHGAFIALHLLAREPERYQACALRSPVSNLPALLGTSDIPDWRYVSLGLPYSFERVPRAEEVAAMLLRSPIAQAARVRRGQDGCGTRGGCQRPPTAVLQVRTPVLLCVGARDRRVSPTQALELYRVLRARGVPARLLWYPEGGHALAGTEAQADVFRNCARWFLQHVGQPRCAGRAPSAHGGPGAAVGPR, encoded by the exons ATGGCCGCGGCACCCCAGGTGGGcgaggggggctgggggctgcgggcCCGTGCCGGGGTGAGCTCACCCACGGCGTGGCTCTCCCCTGCCCAGGCTGCCGGCAGCCCCACCGCCTGCTACCAGGAGCTCAGCCGGTTCCCCACCATCACGCGTGCCGCCCTCAGGGCCGCCGCAGGGGCACAGACCTTCCTGCTCTACACCG AGTGCAGCCGCCCCGACCCGCCTCGCCGACGGCCCCTGCGCTTCAGCCGCCACTACAGCCTGTGGCACACAGGTGACGGCTGCCTCGCGGCGTGCCCGGCAGCGCTCAGCGCCGAGATCCACAACCA GCTCCTCAGCCAGGACTCGCCCACGGGGCGGCACCGCGCCGTGCTCAGCCGCTGCCCGCGGCAGGGCCACGAGCTGCTGGAG GTGTGGAGCAGCAGCGGGCGCAGCCACAGTGTGGACCTCACGGCGCTGGGGAAACACGGGGAGGTCTACACGGAGA GGCCCTTCGCCTGCCTGGCTTGGTCCCACTCGGAGACGCGGCTGCTCTATGTGGCTGAGAAGAGCCGTCCCAAACCGCGGCCCCCGTGCCCCTGGGATGTGCCGGGAACCGCCATGCCggtggaggagggggaagaggaggaggag ggcgAGCAGTTCGTGTACCACGAGGACTGGGGGGAGGCGCTGAGCGCCCGCAGCGTGCCCGTCCTCTGCGCCCTGGACCTGGAGGGCAGCCGCGTCTCGGTGCTGGAGGGCGTCCCGGAGCACCTCTCTCCCGGGCAG GCCCTGTGGTCGCCGGGTGACCGCGGCGTGGTGTTCGTGGGCTGGTGGCACGAGCCCTTCCGCCTGGGGCTGAGCGCCTGCTCCAACAGGAG GTCGGGCATTTTCCACTTGGACCTGGGCAGCGGGCGCTGTG AGCTGCTGTCGGCCGAGCGCGCTGCCGCCTGCTCTCCCCGGCTCAGCCCCGACGGCCACCGCCTGCTCTACCTGGAGGGGGACCTGGGGGGTCCCCACCGGCAGTGTCTGCGCCTGCGCATG CTCACCTGGCAGACGAGGCAGACGGTGACAGTGCTCGATGTGGTGCAGGAGCCCACAGAGGGTGAGCGCGGCGCGGTGGGCAGGGCTGGGCGCTGCTGTGGGGTGGGACCCCGGTGCCGAGCGCCCACGACCCCAGCTCGCTGCAGCTGTGCCCCGCTCGCAGCCTTCGCCGGGATCTATGCAGAGGAGCTGCCGCCGCGGTGCTGGGCAGCCGACAGCCGGCGAGCGGTGCTGGGTACCCCACAGCGGAGCCGCACG GACCTGCTGCTCGTCGACACGGAGGCGGCCACTGTCACCAGCCTGACGGCAG GGTCGCCCGAAGGACACTGGGAGCTGCTCACCCTCCAGTGGGACCTGCTGGTGGCTGcctgctcagccccacaccGGCCCCCCAGCCTG GTGGTGGCAGTTCTGCCACCGGCACGCCGGGAGCTGCCCCTCTGCTGGGTGCCGCTGGAGGATGCCCCAACCGTGCCCGGCATCACCTGGAAGACCTTGACGGTTGTGACTCCGTGCAGCGGGCAGAGCCCCCCTGCGCATG gcACGCAGGCGTTCGAGGCGCTGCTGCTGAGCCCCCCGGCTGGCTCGGCACCGCACCCCCTCGTCGTGTGCCCCCACG GTGGCCCCCACGCCGTCTTCGATGCCCGCTGGCGCCCGAGCATGGCCGCATTGTGCCGGCTGGGCTTCGCCGTGCTGCTGG TGAACTACCGCGGCTCCCTGGGCTTCGGCCAGGCCGGCATCACCGCCCTGCTCGCCCACGTGGGCCAGCAGGACGTGGCAGACACCCAG CTGGCAGTGGAGCAGGCGCTGCGCAGTGAGCCCCTGGACCCGCACCGCTTGGCCCTGCTGGCTGGCTCACACGGAGCCTTCATCGCCCTCCACCTCCTCGCCCGCGAGCCTGAGCGCTACCAAGCCTGCGCCCTGCGCAGCCCCGTCTCCAACCTGCCCGCGCTGCTGGGCACCTCCGACATCCCCGACTG GCGCTACGTCTCCCTGGGGCTGCCCTACTCCTTCGAGCGGGTGCCGCGCGCCGAGGAGGTGGCTGCCATGCTGCTGCGCTCGCCCATCGCCCAGGCGGCGCGGGTAAGGCGGGGGCAGGATGGGTGTGGGACGCGGGGCGGGTGCCAGCGCCCACCGACGGCTGTGCTGCAGGTGCGGACGCCGGTGCTGCTGTGCGTGGGCGCGCGGGATCGCCGCGTCAGCCCCACGCAGGCGCTGGAGCTGTACCGGGTGCTGCGGGCCAGGGGGGTGCCGGCGCG GCTGCTCTGGTACCCCGAGGGTGGCCACGCGCTCGCCGGCACCGAGGCACAGGCCGACGTCTTCCGAAACTGTGCCCGCTGGTTCCTCCAGCACGTGGGGCAGCCCCGGTGTGCCGGGCGGGCTCCCAGCGCCCACGGTGGCCCTGGCGCTGCGGTGGGGCCACGGTGA
- the LOC104059059 gene encoding acylamino-acid-releasing enzyme isoform X5 — MAAAPQVGEGGWGLRARAGVSSPTAWLSPAQAAGSPTACYQELSRFPTITRAALRAAAGAQTFLLYTECSRPDPPRRRPLRFSRHYSLWHTGDGCLAACPAALSAEIHNQLLSQDSPTGRHRAVLSRCPRQGHELLEVWSSSGRSHSVDLTALGKHGEVYTERPFACLAWSHSETRLLYVAEKSRPKPRPPCPWDVPGTAMPVEEGEEEEEGEQFVYHEDWGEALSARSVPVLCALDLEGSRVSVLEGVPEHLSPGQALWSPGDRGVVFVGWWHEPFRLGLSACSNRRSGIFHLDLGSGRCELLSAERAAACSPRLSPDGHRLLYLEGDLGGPHRQCLRLRMLTWQTRQTVTVLDVVQEPTEGERGAVGRAGRCCGVGPRCRAPTTPARCSCAPLAAFAGIYAEELPPRCWAADSRRAVLGTPQRSRTDLLLVDTEAATVTSLTAGSPEGHWELLTLQWDLLVAACSAPHRPPSLVSRAPAPPGWHGKLQLGTAWHGTVWRARHSMVWHSTALAWNSAAQNGMAQPEPVCHSMAWGCREQQSLARPRRAQCGTGQGGGSSATGTPGAAPLLGAAGGCPNRARHHLEDLDGCDSVQRAEPPCAWHAGVRGAAAEPPGWLGTAPPRRVPPRWPPRRLRCPLAPEHGRIVPAGLRRAAGELPRLPGLRPGRHHRPARPRGPAGRGRHPAGSGAGAAQ, encoded by the exons ATGGCCGCGGCACCCCAGGTGGGcgaggggggctgggggctgcgggcCCGTGCCGGGGTGAGCTCACCCACGGCGTGGCTCTCCCCTGCCCAGGCTGCCGGCAGCCCCACCGCCTGCTACCAGGAGCTCAGCCGGTTCCCCACCATCACGCGTGCCGCCCTCAGGGCCGCCGCAGGGGCACAGACCTTCCTGCTCTACACCG AGTGCAGCCGCCCCGACCCGCCTCGCCGACGGCCCCTGCGCTTCAGCCGCCACTACAGCCTGTGGCACACAGGTGACGGCTGCCTCGCGGCGTGCCCGGCAGCGCTCAGCGCCGAGATCCACAACCA GCTCCTCAGCCAGGACTCGCCCACGGGGCGGCACCGCGCCGTGCTCAGCCGCTGCCCGCGGCAGGGCCACGAGCTGCTGGAG GTGTGGAGCAGCAGCGGGCGCAGCCACAGTGTGGACCTCACGGCGCTGGGGAAACACGGGGAGGTCTACACGGAGA GGCCCTTCGCCTGCCTGGCTTGGTCCCACTCGGAGACGCGGCTGCTCTATGTGGCTGAGAAGAGCCGTCCCAAACCGCGGCCCCCGTGCCCCTGGGATGTGCCGGGAACCGCCATGCCggtggaggagggggaagaggaggaggag ggcgAGCAGTTCGTGTACCACGAGGACTGGGGGGAGGCGCTGAGCGCCCGCAGCGTGCCCGTCCTCTGCGCCCTGGACCTGGAGGGCAGCCGCGTCTCGGTGCTGGAGGGCGTCCCGGAGCACCTCTCTCCCGGGCAG GCCCTGTGGTCGCCGGGTGACCGCGGCGTGGTGTTCGTGGGCTGGTGGCACGAGCCCTTCCGCCTGGGGCTGAGCGCCTGCTCCAACAGGAG GTCGGGCATTTTCCACTTGGACCTGGGCAGCGGGCGCTGTG AGCTGCTGTCGGCCGAGCGCGCTGCCGCCTGCTCTCCCCGGCTCAGCCCCGACGGCCACCGCCTGCTCTACCTGGAGGGGGACCTGGGGGGTCCCCACCGGCAGTGTCTGCGCCTGCGCATG CTCACCTGGCAGACGAGGCAGACGGTGACAGTGCTCGATGTGGTGCAGGAGCCCACAGAGGGTGAGCGCGGCGCGGTGGGCAGGGCTGGGCGCTGCTGTGGGGTGGGACCCCGGTGCCGAGCGCCCACGACCCCAGCTCGCTGCAGCTGTGCCCCGCTCGCAGCCTTCGCCGGGATCTATGCAGAGGAGCTGCCGCCGCGGTGCTGGGCAGCCGACAGCCGGCGAGCGGTGCTGGGTACCCCACAGCGGAGCCGCACG GACCTGCTGCTCGTCGACACGGAGGCGGCCACTGTCACCAGCCTGACGGCAG GGTCGCCCGAAGGACACTGGGAGCTGCTCACCCTCCAGTGGGACCTGCTGGTGGCTGcctgctcagccccacaccGGCCCCCCAGCCTGGTGAGCAGAGCCCCGGCACCGCCTGGATGGCACGGCAAGCTGCAGCTGGGCACGGCATGGCACGGCACAGTATGGCGTGCACGGCACAGCATGGtgtggcacagcacagccttgGCATGGAATAGTGCAGCACAGAATGGCATGGCACAGCCAGAGCCAGTGTGTCATAGCATGGCATGGGGTTGCAGGGAACAGCAGAGCCTGGCACGGCCAAGGAGAGCACAGTGCGGCACAGGGCAGG GTGGTGGCAGTTCTGCCACCGGCACGCCGGGAGCTGCCCCTCTGCTGGGTGCCGCTGGAGGATGCCCCAACCGTGCCCGGCATCACCTGGAAGACCTTGACGGTTGTGACTCCGTGCAGCGGGCAGAGCCCCCCTGCGCATG gcACGCAGGCGTTCGAGGCGCTGCTGCTGAGCCCCCCGGCTGGCTCGGCACCGCACCCCCTCGTCGTGTGCCCCCACG GTGGCCCCCACGCCGTCTTCGATGCCCGCTGGCGCCCGAGCATGGCCGCATTGTGCCGGCTGGGCTTCGCCGTGCTGCTGG TGAACTACCGCGGCTCCCTGGGCTTCGGCCAGGCCGGCATCACCGCCCTGCTCGCCCACGTGGGCCAGCAGGACGTGGCAGACACCCAG CTGGCAGTGGAGCAGGCGCTGCGCAGTGA
- the LOC104059059 gene encoding acylamino-acid-releasing enzyme isoform X4, with the protein MAAAPQVGEGGWGLRARAGVSSPTAWLSPAQAAGSPTACYQELSRFPTITRAALRAAAGAQTFLLYTECSRPDPPRRRPLRFSRHYSLWHTGDGCLAACPAALSAEIHNQLLSQDSPTGRHRAVLSRCPRQGHELLEVWSSSGRSHSVDLTALGKHGEVYTERPFACLAWSHSETRLLYVAEKSRPKPRPPCPWDVPGTAMPVEEGEEEEEGEQFVYHEDWGEALSARSVPVLCALDLEGSRVSVLEGVPEHLSPGQALWSPGDRGVVFVGWWHEPFRLGLSACSNRRSGIFHLDLGSGRCELLSAERAAACSPRLSPDGHRLLYLEGDLGGPHRQCLRLRMLTWQTRQTVTVLDVVQEPTEGERGAVGRAGRCCGVGPRCRAPTTPARCSCAPLAAFAGIYAEELPPRCWAADSRRAVLGTPQRSRTDLLLVDTEAATVTSLTAGSPEGHWELLTLQWDLLVAACSAPHRPPSLVSRAPAPPGWHGKLQLGTAWHGTVWRARHSMVWHSTALAWNSAAQNGMAQPEPVCHSMAWGCREQQSLARPRRAQCGTGQGGGSSATGTPGAAPLLGAAGGCPNRARHHLEDLDGCDSVQRAEPPCAWWPPRRLRCPLAPEHGRIVPAGLRRAAGELPRLPGLRPGRHHRPARPRGPAGRGRHPGEGREGAAGGVCWGDADVWVLAMGSAGGMLMSGCCLWDADGERLVFGCWW; encoded by the exons ATGGCCGCGGCACCCCAGGTGGGcgaggggggctgggggctgcgggcCCGTGCCGGGGTGAGCTCACCCACGGCGTGGCTCTCCCCTGCCCAGGCTGCCGGCAGCCCCACCGCCTGCTACCAGGAGCTCAGCCGGTTCCCCACCATCACGCGTGCCGCCCTCAGGGCCGCCGCAGGGGCACAGACCTTCCTGCTCTACACCG AGTGCAGCCGCCCCGACCCGCCTCGCCGACGGCCCCTGCGCTTCAGCCGCCACTACAGCCTGTGGCACACAGGTGACGGCTGCCTCGCGGCGTGCCCGGCAGCGCTCAGCGCCGAGATCCACAACCA GCTCCTCAGCCAGGACTCGCCCACGGGGCGGCACCGCGCCGTGCTCAGCCGCTGCCCGCGGCAGGGCCACGAGCTGCTGGAG GTGTGGAGCAGCAGCGGGCGCAGCCACAGTGTGGACCTCACGGCGCTGGGGAAACACGGGGAGGTCTACACGGAGA GGCCCTTCGCCTGCCTGGCTTGGTCCCACTCGGAGACGCGGCTGCTCTATGTGGCTGAGAAGAGCCGTCCCAAACCGCGGCCCCCGTGCCCCTGGGATGTGCCGGGAACCGCCATGCCggtggaggagggggaagaggaggaggag ggcgAGCAGTTCGTGTACCACGAGGACTGGGGGGAGGCGCTGAGCGCCCGCAGCGTGCCCGTCCTCTGCGCCCTGGACCTGGAGGGCAGCCGCGTCTCGGTGCTGGAGGGCGTCCCGGAGCACCTCTCTCCCGGGCAG GCCCTGTGGTCGCCGGGTGACCGCGGCGTGGTGTTCGTGGGCTGGTGGCACGAGCCCTTCCGCCTGGGGCTGAGCGCCTGCTCCAACAGGAG GTCGGGCATTTTCCACTTGGACCTGGGCAGCGGGCGCTGTG AGCTGCTGTCGGCCGAGCGCGCTGCCGCCTGCTCTCCCCGGCTCAGCCCCGACGGCCACCGCCTGCTCTACCTGGAGGGGGACCTGGGGGGTCCCCACCGGCAGTGTCTGCGCCTGCGCATG CTCACCTGGCAGACGAGGCAGACGGTGACAGTGCTCGATGTGGTGCAGGAGCCCACAGAGGGTGAGCGCGGCGCGGTGGGCAGGGCTGGGCGCTGCTGTGGGGTGGGACCCCGGTGCCGAGCGCCCACGACCCCAGCTCGCTGCAGCTGTGCCCCGCTCGCAGCCTTCGCCGGGATCTATGCAGAGGAGCTGCCGCCGCGGTGCTGGGCAGCCGACAGCCGGCGAGCGGTGCTGGGTACCCCACAGCGGAGCCGCACG GACCTGCTGCTCGTCGACACGGAGGCGGCCACTGTCACCAGCCTGACGGCAG GGTCGCCCGAAGGACACTGGGAGCTGCTCACCCTCCAGTGGGACCTGCTGGTGGCTGcctgctcagccccacaccGGCCCCCCAGCCTGGTGAGCAGAGCCCCGGCACCGCCTGGATGGCACGGCAAGCTGCAGCTGGGCACGGCATGGCACGGCACAGTATGGCGTGCACGGCACAGCATGGtgtggcacagcacagccttgGCATGGAATAGTGCAGCACAGAATGGCATGGCACAGCCAGAGCCAGTGTGTCATAGCATGGCATGGGGTTGCAGGGAACAGCAGAGCCTGGCACGGCCAAGGAGAGCACAGTGCGGCACAGGGCAGG GTGGTGGCAGTTCTGCCACCGGCACGCCGGGAGCTGCCCCTCTGCTGGGTGCCGCTGGAGGATGCCCCAACCGTGCCCGGCATCACCTGGAAGACCTTGACGGTTGTGACTCCGTGCAGCGGGCAGAGCCCCCCTGCGCATG GTGGCCCCCACGCCGTCTTCGATGCCCGCTGGCGCCCGAGCATGGCCGCATTGTGCCGGCTGGGCTTCGCCGTGCTGCTGG TGAACTACCGCGGCTCCCTGGGCTTCGGCCAGGCCGGCATCACCGCCCTGCTCGCCCACGTGGGCCAGCAGGACGTGGCAGACACCCAGGTGAGGGGCGCGAGGGTGCTGCTGGCGGGGTCTGCTGGGGGGATGCTGATGTTTGGGTGCTGGCGATGGGATCTGCTGGGGGGATGCTGATGTCTGGGTGCTGCTTGTGGGATGCTGATGGTGAGCGGCTCGTGTTCGGGTGCTGGTGGTGA